Proteins from one Flavobacterium sp. N2038 genomic window:
- a CDS encoding aminotransferase class I/II-fold pyridoxal phosphate-dependent enzyme gives MKLADNLTQKLENRKQNNSLRKLPSFNNLVDFSSNDYIGFSKSESIFKLSHHYLIENDIIQNGATGSRLISGNHSLYQIAESFIAQFHDAESALIFNSGYDANLGFFSAVPQRNDVILYDELSHASIRDGIVMSNAKSYKFNHNDFEDLERLIIKFQSSKSQIPTNIYIVTETVFSMDGDSPNLEELVILSEKYNCYLVVDEAHTLGVFGEKGEGLTQYLQLHNRIFARIMTFGKGLGCHGAAILGNAALREYLVNFARSFIYTTGLSPHSVSTILTAYHQLEIESEMIEKLRQNIVFFNQQKNLLGLKPMFVRSKSAIQSAIIPGNENVKRLAQQLQDKGFDVKAILSPTVPEGQERLRFCIHSYNSEGEINQILELLRNFVF, from the coding sequence ATGAAATTAGCTGATAATCTTACCCAAAAGCTTGAAAATCGAAAGCAGAATAACTCTTTGAGGAAATTGCCAAGTTTTAATAATCTTGTTGATTTTTCTTCCAATGATTATATTGGATTTTCCAAATCAGAATCTATTTTTAAGCTTTCGCATCATTATCTGATCGAAAATGATATCATTCAGAATGGTGCAACGGGTTCCCGGTTAATTTCTGGTAATCATTCTTTATATCAAATAGCGGAATCTTTTATTGCGCAATTTCATGATGCAGAATCGGCTTTAATTTTTAATTCGGGTTACGATGCCAATCTGGGTTTTTTCAGCGCTGTACCGCAACGAAATGATGTTATTCTGTATGATGAACTAAGTCATGCTTCTATTCGGGATGGTATTGTTATGTCGAATGCCAAATCATATAAATTCAATCATAATGATTTTGAAGATTTAGAACGATTAATTATTAAATTCCAATCTTCTAAATCTCAAATTCCAACAAACATTTACATAGTTACCGAAACTGTTTTTTCTATGGATGGTGATTCTCCAAATCTGGAAGAACTAGTCATTTTGTCCGAAAAATACAATTGCTATTTAGTGGTTGACGAAGCGCATACTTTGGGGGTTTTTGGAGAAAAAGGCGAAGGTTTGACACAATATTTGCAATTACATAATAGAATTTTTGCCAGAATCATGACCTTCGGAAAAGGTTTGGGCTGCCATGGTGCGGCCATTTTAGGAAATGCAGCGCTTAGAGAATATCTGGTAAACTTTGCCCGAAGCTTTATTTATACCACAGGATTATCACCACATTCTGTCTCTACAATTTTAACTGCATATCATCAACTTGAAATCGAAAGTGAGATGATCGAAAAGTTGCGTCAAAACATTGTATTTTTTAATCAACAGAAAAACTTGTTAGGTTTAAAACCAATGTTTGTTCGAAGTAAATCGGCGATACAATCTGCCATTATTCCGGGTAACGAAAATGTAAAACGTTTGGCGCAGCAACTGCAAGATAAAGGTTTTGATGTAAAAGCAATACTTTCGCCAACAGTGCCGGAAGGACAGGAGCGTCTTCGTTTTTGTATTCACAGTTATAATTCAGAGGGCGAAATTAATCAGATTCTTGAATTGTTAAGAAATTTCGTATTTTAG
- a CDS encoding GxxExxY protein, whose translation MADLLHKEISKPILQIFYDVYNQLGYGFLEKVYQNAMYFELIAQGYKVEAQKQIKVYYKNKLVGEFYADLLVEDAIILELKACEYLVSSHIAQLLNYLKSTQIEVGLVLNFGETPDFKRLVYTNDRKPNLKNLQ comes from the coding sequence ATGGCTGATTTATTACACAAAGAAATATCTAAACCCATTTTACAAATATTTTACGATGTCTATAATCAACTAGGCTATGGTTTTCTTGAAAAAGTGTATCAAAATGCAATGTATTTTGAATTAATAGCTCAAGGTTATAAAGTTGAAGCTCAAAAACAAATAAAAGTTTATTATAAAAATAAATTAGTTGGTGAATTTTATGCTGACTTGCTAGTTGAAGATGCTATAATTTTGGAGCTTAAAGCTTGCGAATATTTAGTCAGTTCACATATTGCCCAATTGCTGAACTACTTAAAATCGACACAAATTGAAGTTGGTTTGGTTTTAAATTTTGGAGAAACCCCGGATTTTAAACGTTTAGTTTATACGAATGACAGAAAACCAAACTTAAAAAATCTACAATAA
- a CDS encoding TraB/GumN family protein, translating into MKNIFTSVIVAIAFVFSATTQAQAQSPKLENSLLWEVSGNGLSQPTYLYGTIHMICSGDYFLSEKTKKALDQVNKLVLEIDLNDPKELTEMQQLAMGKEPLSKKLNAEQLSKLDVILRKSAGMTVQQVDAFSLVTVMSLISMKTFGCNDLKFYEMEFIEKAKSRNIEIAGLETVKSQFKSLEDAYSDSEIIEMLEESDVEETKQLVADYKLENLDTLYKNITGENKMNAKAKKFMLDDRNLNWVKALPEMMKKESLFVAVGSAHLAGDSGIINLLRKAGYTVKPIMN; encoded by the coding sequence ATGAAAAATATATTTACATCGGTAATAGTGGCAATTGCATTTGTTTTTAGTGCAACAACCCAAGCCCAAGCACAATCTCCAAAACTTGAAAATTCACTTCTTTGGGAAGTTTCGGGAAACGGATTATCTCAGCCTACTTATTTGTATGGAACAATTCACATGATCTGTTCAGGAGATTATTTTCTTTCTGAGAAAACAAAGAAAGCATTAGATCAGGTCAATAAACTGGTTTTGGAAATTGATCTTAATGACCCAAAAGAGTTAACCGAAATGCAGCAGTTAGCAATGGGAAAAGAACCGTTAAGTAAAAAACTTAATGCGGAACAATTGTCTAAACTAGATGTAATTCTGAGAAAGTCTGCAGGAATGACTGTTCAGCAAGTAGATGCTTTTAGTTTAGTGACTGTGATGAGTTTAATTTCGATGAAAACATTTGGCTGCAATGATTTGAAATTTTATGAAATGGAATTTATAGAAAAGGCAAAAAGTCGAAATATTGAAATTGCAGGTTTGGAAACGGTAAAGTCTCAGTTTAAATCTTTGGAAGATGCTTATTCTGATTCAGAAATTATTGAAATGCTGGAAGAATCAGATGTAGAGGAAACAAAACAATTGGTTGCAGACTACAAGCTCGAAAATTTAGACACTTTGTATAAAAATATCACCGGAGAAAATAAAATGAATGCTAAGGCTAAAAAATTTATGCTCGACGACAGAAACCTTAATTGGGTAAAGGCTTTACCTGAGATGATGAAAAAAGAAAGTTTGTTTGTTGCGGTGGGATCAGCCCATTTGGCTGGAGATTCAGGAATAATTAATTTGTTAAGAAAAGCAGGATATACAGTCAAACCAATAATGAATTAA
- a CDS encoding RNA polymerase sigma factor, which translates to MKGKEQEFLSKMERHKGILYKVSKMYMDNSDDQQDLFQEIVCQLWKSYDSFRNESQFSTWMYRVAINTAIVFLKKEKRKVDKYEITSENIKEDESDSQLKESQLDHFYKAVQKLEKIDKAIIFFQLEGFSHKEIGENLGISEGNARVKLNRAKEKLKEIIKNQGYGF; encoded by the coding sequence TTGAAGGGAAAAGAACAGGAGTTTTTGAGTAAAATGGAGCGCCATAAAGGAATCTTGTATAAAGTTTCTAAAATGTATATGGACAATTCTGATGATCAGCAGGATCTTTTTCAGGAGATTGTTTGTCAGCTCTGGAAATCATACGATTCTTTTAGAAATGAAAGTCAGTTTTCGACCTGGATGTATAGGGTTGCAATTAATACGGCAATTGTTTTTTTAAAGAAAGAAAAACGTAAAGTTGATAAATATGAGATTACCTCAGAGAATATTAAAGAGGATGAGAGCGATTCTCAGTTAAAAGAAAGTCAGTTGGATCATTTTTATAAAGCAGTTCAGAAACTGGAAAAGATTGATAAGGCGATTATTTTTTTTCAGTTAGAAGGTTTTTCGCATAAGGAAATAGGAGAGAATCTTGGTATATCTGAGGGAAATGCAAGAGTGAAATTAAACAGAGCAAAAGAGAAACTAAAAGAAATTATTAAAAATCAGGGATATGGATTTTAA
- the bioD gene encoding dethiobiotin synthase — MKIFITGISTDVGKTVTSAIVVEALEADYWKPIQAGDLDNSDSHKVKAQVSNSKSQFYPNAYKLNTPASPHLAAEIDGITIDLKEIKEPKTKNHLVIEGAGGIFVPLNEKDTIVDLIQPEYKIIVVSRHYLGSINHTLLTIEAIQHRGFQVDGIVFSGNENKSTESLILNKTGIKCIGRIEEEPYFDQNVIKEYADLFRDNLLNL, encoded by the coding sequence ATGAAAATATTCATAACAGGGATTTCAACCGATGTGGGTAAAACTGTAACTTCTGCAATTGTAGTTGAAGCTTTAGAAGCGGATTATTGGAAACCTATTCAGGCCGGAGATTTAGATAATTCAGACAGCCATAAAGTAAAGGCACAAGTTTCAAATTCCAAATCACAATTTTATCCAAACGCTTATAAATTAAATACACCGGCAAGTCCGCATTTAGCTGCAGAAATTGACGGAATCACAATTGATTTAAAAGAAATTAAAGAACCAAAAACCAAAAACCATTTAGTTATTGAAGGAGCAGGTGGAATTTTTGTACCATTAAATGAAAAAGATACAATTGTAGATTTGATCCAACCCGAGTATAAGATAATTGTAGTTTCAAGACATTATTTGGGAAGTATCAATCATACCTTGCTCACAATTGAAGCAATTCAGCATCGCGGATTTCAGGTTGATGGAATTGTTTTTAGTGGAAACGAAAACAAATCGACCGAGAGTTTAATTCTCAATAAAACAGGAATAAAATGCATTGGAAGAATAGAGGAAGAACCGTATTTTGATCAAAAT